Proteins encoded together in one Colius striatus isolate bColStr4 chromosome 3, bColStr4.1.hap1, whole genome shotgun sequence window:
- the ARL6IP1 gene encoding ADP-ribosylation factor-like protein 6-interacting protein 1 codes for MAEGDNNSVYQLASETASLEEQLQGWGEVILLTDKVLRWERAWFPLALMSVVSFSFLMIYYLDPSVLSGVSCLVMFLCLADYLVPALAPRIFGSNKWTTEQQQRFHEICSNLIKSRRRIVGWWKRLFTLKEEKPKMYFITMVFSLAVVAWIGQQVHNLFLTYLIVSFLLLFPGLNQHGIITKYVGMAKREINKLLKHKEKKNE; via the exons GCTTCAGAAACTGCTAGCTTGGAAGAGCAGTTGCAAGGATGGGGAGAAGTGATTTTGCTGACGGATAAAGTCCTTCGCTGGGAGAGAGCCTGGTTTCCTCTGGCGCTGATGAgtgttgtttccttttcttttct GATGATCTACTACTTAGACCCATCAGTTCTTTCAGGTGTCTCCTGTTTGGTTATGTTCCTCTGTCTGGCTGATTATCTTGTTCCTGCTCTTGCACCTAGAATCTTTGGCTCTAATAAATG GACCacggagcagcagcagagatttCATGAGATCTGCAGCAATCTGATAAAATCCCGTCGCCGGATTGTTGGCTGGTGGAAACGGCTCTTCACACTGAAGGAAGAGAAACCCAAAATG taCTTCATTACCATggttttttctcttgctgtggTGGCCTGGATTGGACAGCAAGTTCACAATCTCTTTCTGACCTATCTTATTG TAAGTTTCTTGTTGCTGTTTCCTGGACTAAACCAGCATGGGATCATTACAAAGTATGTTGGAATGGCGAAGAGGGAGATAAATAAACTTCTCAAgcacaaggagaagaaaaatgaatga
- the RPS15A gene encoding small ribosomal subunit protein uS8: MVRMNVLADALKSINNAEKRGKRQVLIRPCSKVIVRFLTVMMKHGYIGEFEIIDDHRAGKIVVNLTGRLNKCGVISPRFDVQLKDLEKWQNNLLPSRQFGYIVLTTSAGIMDHEEARRKHTGGKILGFFF; this comes from the exons ATGGTGCGCATGAATGTTCTGGCCGATGCTCTCAAAAGCATCAACAATGCCGAGAAGCGTGGCAAGCGCCAAGTGCTCATCAGGCCGTGCTCCAAAGTCATCGTCCGGTTCCTCACCGTGATGATGAAGCACG GTTACATTGGCGAATTTGAGATCATTGATGATCACAGAGCTGGGAAGATTGTTGTCAATCTCACAGGCAGACTCAACAAG TGTGGTGTAATCAGTCCCAGATTTGATGTTCAGCTGAAGGATTTGGAAAAGTGGCAGAACAACCTACTGCCTTCACGTCAGTTTGG GTACATTGTCCTGACAACCTCAGCTGGCATCATGGACCATGAGGAGGCGAGGCGAAAACACACAGGAGGCAAAATCCTGGGGTTCTTTTTCTAA